The stretch of DNA gatatttaatttaattttttatgcatcCAACGTCCTTTATAGTTCGAGTTCAAGAGTAGTACCTAACTTTTGGCATGTTAggtggtttatttttaaaattctataatgggtaagtctcttgtgagatgatctcacgaatttttatctgtaataCAGgccaaccctaccgatattcacaataaaaagtaataatcttagcataaataataatattttttcatggatgacccaaataagagatccgtctcacaaaatacgacccgtgaaaccgtctcacacaaatttttatcttgaTTCTATATACAAATTAAACTATCACACGTACATCTTTTCAACTTCACCTCAAATTTTTATCCTCGGATTTATCATTAATTTTTACACATACAACATATGTGCTTCGGCCGTTCGTAATAAATAATTAGCACAGCAAATCTATCCTTTAATTAAcccatatttttcaaaatattaggTGGACAAATACGTacgataataatttaatttattaacttCATTGAAAGTAATCAAAACTAATATTTGGAATCACGTGTTCCCACTTATTTTAATAttgtatataataattaaaaattaatataaatgtGCAGAATCAATGGTTTACAGGTGGATTAATGCAGTTggcataattaaattaaaagattATTATGCTAATGGTGCCATTACCCACCCTTAATTTGTCGTTAACCAATGCTAATTTTTCAACCAATACAGTGTTTATTGGCGCATCTGCAATTTGCGTAAACATTTTAAACTCCactttgaaatataaaaatggaacgacttattattattattatttaatttcacCGAATCCATTATTAAGTTGGTATCACtgttattcaaaataaaataaattggtacattcaaataaattattctcgatcttcaaaatttcaaaaaccgaaCTATTATAGTTTAATAATTTTCGCTTTTTGTTAttactatattattattattttttattacaacaCACGCGGAGAGAAAGATCGAACTTCGAGAGGGAGCCAGCTAATCTGGCGGGTAAGACCACGGGGCTACAAGCCCGTTCTCTGTTATCACTATATTATTAATACCGAGAGTTGTGGACAGACAATTAATTTTGATGTCATGAtcttcgattttttttaaaaaaaaatcaaaatacgtGTATTTAGTACAATTATTTTaactaattataatttatgaaataaacagaaatatattataaaaaaatcacTATAACCAAGTATAAATATATttaccaaaacaaaaaaattcacaCCCGGAATTAATGTTAATATAAATTGTCAATAATATATATTGATAACTTCAAAGTGTAACacggtttaaaagattaattGTAACAGAGTCTTTTGTCCCTTCATATATAGTTAATCGAATTTTAGATTTTAATTTACGATTATATAATTCTGTATTTTTTGTTAAAGAACTGTAATTCCAACAAGAATTGATTTTGTGGAACTCGCTTACAAATGATAAGAGGTACTCATtcactaaaaatataaaacaatacacgattatttaaaatttttaaaaaactataCTTCTGAATTCGGTAAGTTCTCGAATAAATGTACGTCATGTTTGTAGAGTATGTCTTTTATAAGATGATTTCTCAAATTTATtttagtaggtctcttgtgagacagtttcacgaatctttatatgtgagacgggtcaaccctaccgatatccacaataaaaaagtaattttcttagtaatattttttcatagatgacccaaataagatacatgtctcacaaaatacgacatgtgagaccgtctcacacaagtttttgccaatttatttatattagaTGAGTAATTTTGATTCATATTTAaactgaaaaataataaatttttttgcataaaaaaatatttttcatgaattagaTCATATTGAAGAttcattttataaaattaacacGTGAAATTTCATCATTTATAGTATTTGTATTGAGTTTAGATCCACTCAAATGACTTGATGAATGAAGCTAGGATTTAACATGTTAGGAAGGAAAAACAACTAAacacaaattattaaaaattaagtaCATTAACATTATGGAtgaaaaaaaacaattaatcattgataaaatatttaattcatcttttttttttaaaacattgatGTCACAAGCACAATAAATGATTAAAACAATGTATTGATGATTTAATGTCTCAATCACAATAAATGATTGAAACAAaatgttgatgatttttaaatttagaaaaTTGATGAATCAAATGTGATTAATTGTATTTTGTTCATCAATTTTGTTTAACACATTTAGTTTTTAACCATTTGTGCAAACGAGACTAGTTGAGTAAAAAGTAACACGTTTTGGAACATCAAGTGTAGCAGAAGATTTCATATCAAACGCAGTAGCTTACAAATCACACTAACAAGATAAACAACATTTAACAAATCATGTGTAACAAGATCTTTCGATAAAGTGTTTGTAGAAAATCAAAGATAAATGTTCAAGAGCTTTTAATTGATGGAtctaaaaatcatcaaaatatgtAGACTGTATTTATCATcagaatttaaattaaaaaatacgaTTGGATGGatcgaaaaatataaaatatgttaacctgtttgaataaatatttaaataatttcaataTTAACTGTATTCGATTTTAAATATCCCAAATTATGTCAATTGAAACACAATGCTTAAAATAAgatattttcttcaaaataaattcttaaaacaAAATAGCTCAATTTAAGATAAattattaccaaaaaaaaaaaaaaaaccaaaatttgaatcGAGTTTGGATTACATTACATTACAATGTTCTAAAATTGGATTCATAAATATAATGAGATCCGCCGTCAAATCTAACGGCTAGATTGATCTCGTGTTCTTCTCCTGCCGTTTATTTGAACCCCGGTTAAATCCTGACCAGACCGCAGTTGAGATGGAACCCTTGAATAATATAAAAACACTGAAAAAACCTTATCTGCTCTGTAAGAAGCCTCTCATCCCAGGTCATTCGTAGCATCTCTGCTTCCTCTCTCTCTCCGAAACCCTCAGATCTAGGGCTCGTAACACAGCGATTTCTATGGCGTACGCGTTCCCGGAGGAGGTTCTGGAGAACGTTTTCTCGTTCCTGAGCTCTGATAAAGATCGGAATGCGGTCTCGTTGGTGTGCAAGTCGTGGTTCGAGATCGAGAGGTGGTGCCGGAGGAGGATTTTCATTGGAAATTGCTACGCCGTGACGCCGAAAATCGTGATCCGGAGGTTCCCAGATGTGCGGGCGTTGGAGCTGAAGGGGAAGCCGCACTTCGCGGATTACAACCTCGTGCCGGAGGGTTGGGGGGGTTACGTTTACCCGTGGATCGTCGCCATGTCCAGATCTTATCCCTTTCTGGAGGAGATCAAGCTTAAGAGGATGGTAGTTAGTGACGAGAGCCTGGAGATGATCTCGAAATCGTTTAAGAATTTCAAGGTGTTGGTGCTCTCTTCATGCGAAGGTTTCACCACCGAAGGTCTAGCTTCTATCGCCGCAAATTGCAGGTGATATGTTCGTTGATGCATTGTAGTAAaccttttttttattattattattttgctcGAGATTGTTCTAATTCTTTTCTTGTTTGTTTTCTGACTGCACGTTGAATGTATCTTGTTTGTTTTAAAGCGGATTACGTGGTAATGCTGATAAATGTTTGGTTTGTTGTGTTGAGGTGAATTGGAAACTTTTAGGTGTTCTGCTAAGTCGCTCGCTGTTTTGGTTGCGGGAGGTCGATAAATTTGAGATTTGTGATTGTTTAACAGTTCATGGTTGATTAACTGAACAACGCATCGTTCAAgtaaagttttaattttttgttcATCTAGGTTTGacgagtaattttttttaattatactCTAGGTCTGTGATTCACgattcatttagtttgttttgTTTCAACTCTTGTGTTGGTTTCCTGTCCTGGAGAATGCACGAGCCAGCGCTAAAACTATGTTTCACGCCTTTGTGTGGTGCCACTTTATGGTCAATCTTCTTTAATTGCTTGTTTGATTGGTTTTCTCTTTGCCAATTTTAAGGTGTAAATTGATTTAAAAAGTTCCTCTTTTTTCTTCATTTGATCTATTTACTCGAGTTCCTTCTGGCAGAAAAGTTTTTCctgtattattttttttatcttagtAACATTTATGGCTTGTCCAACGTATCTGGTTCTTTATATCTTTTTTTGTATGGTATTATGTGAAACAAGTACAACACGTACGTTCACCAACATTTTTCAGTTAATTTCCTTCTATTTTTGGTTGTCTATTCCAATATGAGTTTAGCTCTGCAAAGTTATACATTTAACATGTTTGTTCTTGGGAGTAATAATGTTGCTTGCTCTGGAAATGTGATGCATGAATTGTgtgatttaagttacttgagttGCATAATTAACTGTAGTAATATATTTTGGAATTGCAATAAGCATTAATGtcatatatttgatttatttaggTTACTTGAGTTGCATAATTAACTGTAGTAATATATTTTGGAATTGCAATAAGCATTAATGTTATATATTtgatttacacaagttaaagTTGGTTCAATTATTATGATGGAGATTGTTTGAGAACAGTATTATCCTTGACAAGACTCAAGAGATTGGTTGAAGCTTGTTGTTTAGGTTACCAATGAAAGCTTTTGGTATAGTGGCAACTGGCAAGTGTTTGCTCCTATGTCTTGtgaataattttattactaTTCAATTATATAGCCATCGATGTTTTATAAAATGCAGGAATCTCCGAGAATTAGACTTGGGGGAGAGTGAAGTGGAGGACTTGAGTAGTCATTGGCTAACCCATTTTCCGGACAGTTATTCTTCACTAGAGTCTCTTAATATATCTTGCTTGGGGTCAGAGGTGAACTTTTCTGTGTTGGAGCGATTGGTTGTCCGATGCCCAAATCTGAAAACACTTAGGCTAAACCGTGCTGTACCCCTTGAGAAGCTACCTATTCTACTTCAGCACGCACCCCAGTTGTCTGATCTAGGTACTGGTGCCTATTTTGCTGAAATTCGCCCGGATATCTTCTCAAACTTGGCAGATGCCTTTTCACTTTGCAAGCAACTCAAAAGCTTGTCTGGTTTTTGGGACGTGGTTCCCGCATATGTTCCAGCGATGTATTGTGTTTGCTCTAGAATTACTTCCTTGAATTTGAGTTATGCCACTATTCAGAGCATGGATCTCATCAAGCTTGCTAGCCAATGTCGGAACTTACAGCGACTATGGGTGAGTTATCTAATGTACTTTGTTATTGGAGTTTCAGATGATGATATGTGACGGTGTTGTCTGTTATTAGAGCATTTGTGGCGGAAAAATGTTGATGCTACCATGTATTGGGACTCTTATGGTTTATGCTACATGCCTCTTGTTTCTAGACATATTTGATAGTTTCCTTACCTTCCCTTCGTATTTGCAACCTTCAATCTATCATGCATGTCACCTTTGCCTATTATATTTGTTAAGTTATTGAAGAACTGATTATACAGGTTCTGGATTACATAGAAGATATTGGTCTTGAAGCTATTGCTGCATCTTGCAAGGACCTGCAAGAGCTTCGTGTATTTCCTTCAGATCCTTttgtaaatgaaccaaatgtATCTTTGACAGAACAAGGGCTTGTAGCTATATCAGAGGGCTGCCCCAAACTTCAGTCTGTTTTATATTTCTGCCGCCAGATGTCAAATGCTGCATTAATTGCAATAGCAAAAAATCGCCCAAATTTTATCCGTTTCCGATTGTGTATTCTTGAGCCTCGAGCCCCTGATTACTTGAACCTTGAACCACTTGACAACGGTTTTGGGGCTATTGTAGAAAACTGCAAAGAACTGCGTCGCCTCTCTCTCTCTGGTCTCCTCACAGATAAAGTATTTGAATATATTGGGACACATGCTAAGAAATTGGAGATGCTCTCTATAGCTTTTGCTGGGGATAGCGACTTGGGCCTACATCATGTGTTGTCGGGGTGTGAAAGTCTTCGAAAATTGGAGATCAGAGACTGCCCATTTGGGGATCAGGCACTCTTGGCCAACGCTGGGAAGCTGGAGACAATGCGATCCCTTTGGATGTCTTCTTGCTCTGTTACTTTTGGAGCATGCAAGCTACTCGGTCAGAAGATACCCCGACTCAATGTTGAAGTTATAGACGAGAATGGTCTCCTAGATTCTAGGCCCGAAAGCTGCCCTGCTGAGAAACTTTATGTTTACAGGACGGTTGCCGGACAAAGGGTGGATATGCCTGGTTTTGTTTGGACAATGGATGCAGATGGGCAGGCTTTTGTGAAACACAAACTCTTAGGCCATTAGTTCGACACTTGGCTGTCGCTAGGAATGGGGCGGGTCTCGATAATTTTCGGGCCCAATTGTTCAAACCTATTTGATAGCAGCGATGTGCAATATTTAGGTGCAGATTCATATTCGATTAAACAGATACCTGTGTATCTTTATTTTGTTCCATAATCCATCATCAGATGGTGGTTCTGGGAAATAAACAGTGTACATGTACGTGCAGAATGCCTTAACTTTGAACTGTATCCATTGCAGACCTGATGGTTTTGGAAGTGCTTCGTAGCAAATTTCACACCGGCAACATATTTGTTTCTATACGCGTTGTGGCTTTTAACATATCTGGAGTTGTACATAGCTCCGAAACTACGAAGTTGTAGACCACCATCAAAAAATTGGTCATAGGAAATCATGAAATCTTGAGCGGTAACTGTGGGTACCAACTTATGATATGATTAACTTGCAATAAGAGAAGCGCATACAATCTTTAATCTTTACAGATGACCAAAATACTAATTTAACGACAATGTCACGATCTAGTAAGTCTAACATTTTCATTtcacaatatttttttgttatttggaGTTCTGTAATCTTTTATctgaatttataataaatagAAACACAAGAAAGAGTATTTcgtatatatttataataagtcAAATTGTAATATTTCATTGCATTATATTAACACGAGATAACATGTATCAATAGTAACATATTCttacaaaaatatatttcaagagAAATGCAGTGACTGTtcagaactctgaagtaaatATTGTGAGCTAAAGATGTGGCTCTCAGTGTGGCATTTTTCACACATACTCAAGTAGAAACTGTATAATTGATCATCTACGAGACAAAATAAACTCGGATTTGCAAACGAAGTCACATTGTTAAGATGAATCATATACTCGTTGATAACCCGTTATTCATCGAACTAACTTTCCGAACCGAAGCCTCATTGTTCAGTGGACTAGCAATCCGGTATATTAATCGTTGTCCAAGGCTCCGCTCATTCATTCGTTCAGTCATTCAGTCGTTCAGTTAATAACCGATTGCTAACCAGTCAGAAATCAATAGTTCCAAAAGTATATAGAAAAATATGAACAACAAAATGTAAAATGCACAAAATGATGtaataaatatgaataaatCATCCGTTTATAAAATTTTACTATAAATTCCAAGCTGAATGGCAAAAAGATCATAATTGAAGAAAAACTGGTAGTGAACTCAGGATAGAAACTTCACCTTGGTAGCTGTAGCTTAATTTTTCATATCGGTTTTCAATCCCAAGCcaagataatttttttataaatataatttgagtGATTTTATAATGAATAGAACTTATAGTGAGtgataaaacttttaaaatcattttcagACAAACTTGTGCcgattaattttgtttaaaactttagaatttatataaattaaaatacaagttaaaaaattaccaaaatttccaaaaatagcgCAAAAATATTCGGCTGTTGAGAAAACCAAGAAACGTCATAGCGCATGTGTCACACGCGCCACTTCACCGGCTCGTGGCCAAGCTCCGGCCGCATGTCTTCAGTGAACTCTTATTGGTCTCCTCTACAATTTTTGTGTAGAAAACATTTCGAAATTTTGAACTGCATTCGTCTGGATTTTGAAAAACTTAAATGATGATTTGACTTTATTTGGCGATCCAAATAGTGTTTTCGGCGACATTTTGGATGATCGGCTGACATATGTGTATACTAGGAAACATTTTTAacaacttttgtattcaaacATTCGCTTGAAAACGTTTGGAACATGGTGAAATCGAAGCTCCGAAACTCAACCTTGAAGTTGTTTTCCTGTTCCTTCACGGTTTCGAATTTTCTGGGCATATTCCATTGGTGATCTTGTTACACCTCCAACGTGGTTTCTAGATAAAAAACAGTTGTTTAAAAATTCCTAGATTGTTGCACCAGTTTTGGTATTTTCCACCTTAATTTTTCTCTATTCTTGTCATTTTCTCTACTTAATTTCTTCTCCAATTTTTCTTCTCTACAAAATTTGAGAGTGGGGTGAATCATGTATGTCACGACACTTATTTTAGCCCAACTTCGACAAATGTCATGCATATTTAAACATAACTTGACAAATGTCATAtctgaaaattaatattaaattattactattattatttttattaaaattgagCAAATCATACCAACATTGATATGTTAAGGTGACACCAAAATTTATTTACACTTTGATCGATCAAAATATTTGTTAACTATCTTTGCTTATgtgtatttattaataatttttatatatcaatcttttttcaattttttctcCAATTTATCTAAAAATTCAAACTATCTAAATTAATCTTATATActcttaataaaataatatatacattttACACAATTTATCAAGACTAATCTATTGTGAGACGATtttacaaatctttatctgtgagacgagtcaaccataccgatattcacaataaaaaataatactcttagcataaaaaataatactttttcatggatgacgcaaataagatatctgtctcacaaaatacgacacgtaagaccgtctcacacaagtttttgctatttatcaaattcaaaaaaaatttaacgtgTATCACGGAACGCTAGTTATTAtcttattattgttattattatttaaatatattaattaaattttgactAAACACGGTAACATCATACGTCTAAAACTATGATCAAATATACAACGACTGTATGTTTGTGTGCATAAAGTAGAGGATGAAACAAAACCAATGTTTCATGATTATCATGGACTGGTAAACTAAACACAAACTTCTTCCCATACAAAATATAATTGGCTATTTGGCCCAGGGATGCAAATTCACCTTGGTTCATACGAAGGGAGACACCAGGTGTATACACGTTTGGTCGGGTAAAGTTTCTTGATGTCTTCTCGATCAAAATCTCAGCGAAATGTACCCTGTTCTTTTGTTTCGTTTTAGCGATCCATCTTTGCAAAACGCCCCTTAATTCTTGTCCTACCTTCTGCACGCACCTTCCTCGATTCATATCTGATCTGCTTATTATACCTTTCAACAGATGCAAAAGAATTAATCATACGGACCATCAATATTATTGTCATGATCAGGATGAAAAGCCTAAACCATGGGAAACCATTACTTAAGAAGATGTAAAGATGGGGGTTTTTTGAATTATTAACACTCTCCATTTTATTTTAACCTGCAACTCAATCATTGGTTGGTTGATCATTGTTTTAACAGGGGTGAAGcccgttttttttaaaaaaagaaccaACTAGCAGAATGAGTTTGCACAAATTATTTGTTGAAGATACACATGATTACAATATGAGAAATTATAAGTTTCTACCTTCGAGTTTTCCTTTTCTCTTTGTACCGTGAGATCGCAGTCTCTCTTTCCTGGCTGTTCAATTCCCGCACACCACCTTTAGAGATCACTTGAA from Primulina tabacum isolate GXHZ01 chromosome 3, ASM2559414v2, whole genome shotgun sequence encodes:
- the LOC142539367 gene encoding protein TRANSPORT INHIBITOR RESPONSE 1-like, yielding MAYAFPEEVLENVFSFLSSDKDRNAVSLVCKSWFEIERWCRRRIFIGNCYAVTPKIVIRRFPDVRALELKGKPHFADYNLVPEGWGGYVYPWIVAMSRSYPFLEEIKLKRMVVSDESLEMISKSFKNFKVLVLSSCEGFTTEGLASIAANCRNLRELDLGESEVEDLSSHWLTHFPDSYSSLESLNISCLGSEVNFSVLERLVVRCPNLKTLRLNRAVPLEKLPILLQHAPQLSDLGTGAYFAEIRPDIFSNLADAFSLCKQLKSLSGFWDVVPAYVPAMYCVCSRITSLNLSYATIQSMDLIKLASQCRNLQRLWVLDYIEDIGLEAIAASCKDLQELRVFPSDPFVNEPNVSLTEQGLVAISEGCPKLQSVLYFCRQMSNAALIAIAKNRPNFIRFRLCILEPRAPDYLNLEPLDNGFGAIVENCKELRRLSLSGLLTDKVFEYIGTHAKKLEMLSIAFAGDSDLGLHHVLSGCESLRKLEIRDCPFGDQALLANAGKLETMRSLWMSSCSVTFGACKLLGQKIPRLNVEVIDENGLLDSRPESCPAEKLYVYRTVAGQRVDMPGFVWTMDADGQAFVKHKLLGH